A DNA window from Delphinus delphis chromosome 6, mDelDel1.2, whole genome shotgun sequence contains the following coding sequences:
- the C6H9orf152 gene encoding uncharacterized protein C9orf152 homolog, which yields MKGLPCPCPTLPHFWQLGSPFMADGSGTQAPGKGPLLSMQLLRAQYAGLRRQQKAQAHVVVLPKGGNMPAPAEAVVSAVWINKERRHSLSLEEADPEAEETLEEADRGCFQAPESPWHTHLEMHRLVQTFHQETSHQVKHKDKFMGAEQRLPGLSEDTQMTQQGSTIPEAAQHECQVGDTQTKAVGSGLNIGAQGPPPIKKPHRSGRPAHYPFPQRKTPRISQAARNLGLYGPA from the exons ATGAAGGGGTTGCCCTGCCCATGCCCTACCCTGCCCCACTTCTGGCAGCTGGGGTCTCCCTTCATGGCCGACGGCTCTGGGACTCAGGCCCCAGGGAAAGGGCCCCTGCTCAGCATGCAGCTCCTGCGAGCGCAGTATGCAGGCCTGAGACGGCAACAGAAGGCCCAGGCCCACGTGGTGGTGCTCCCGAAAG GAGGGAACATGCCTGCTCCTGCTGAGGCCGTGGTCAGTGCTGTTTGGATTAACAAGGAGAGAAGGCATTCACTGTCCCTAGAAGAGGCGGATCCTGAGGCAGAGGAGACGCTGGAGGAGGCTGACAGAGGCTGTTTCCAGGCCCCCGAGTCCCCGTGGCACACGCACCTAGAGATGCACCGCTTGGTCCAAACCTTCCACCAGGAAACCAGTCATCAAGTAAAGCACAAGGACAAGTTCATGGGGGCTGAGCAAAGGCTCCCAGGCTTGTCTGAAGACACTCAGATGACTCAGCAAGGAAGCACGATCCCAGAGGCAGCCCAGCATGAGTGTCAAGTGGGCGATACCCAAACAAAGGCAGTGGGATCTGGCTTAAACATTGGCGCTCAGGGCCCTCCTCCCATAAAGAAGCCACACAGGTCTGGAAGACCAGCTCACTATCCATTTCCCCAGAGGAAAACTCCCAGGATCTCCCAGGCGGCCCGGAACCTGGGCTTATATGGCCCAGCCTGA